The following proteins are encoded in a genomic region of Takifugu rubripes chromosome 9, fTakRub1.2, whole genome shotgun sequence:
- the cep290 gene encoding centrosomal protein of 290 kDa isoform X3: MAAFEWDKVMGIDPFSLRNWKKDQLDDVFNTLVLAERWDTKDRTPEDVAHVFRVFQALLKNWDLELQTAVNFISEDRGRKSRREQEFKGVGSDVHFLRDEIQQLEIQLEERERELTLLKKEMGREKNTREELVLRAEEAEEEVRKLKRENEQLQDDVGFYCRELNKKESVSSTDENADIQRKLSSANRQLYQCLDDLQRAEDENLELKTQNEQMQKNLEESVSEMEKMTDKFNKMKMVVQETDAKMDQLRKERDLAHLQVRELTDKIYQMTEEDDPVMATVNTYVEEWKKVLSVKDEELSVYRQMIQDLKEKLRVAQLDLDKNNIMDLQQALQERDEQVKTLTEQVVQYTREMEQQSQFLDGLKTSTQKDQGRASAVQQRKVEELKSKLKAAESRAAEEEEAAKLAEAHAEEKDKALIEALKRLSQLVSGNYDLEAAIAEIKECKHQIGVRDCEAESLTKEINQLSMKINELVDANEHFRERLGLEPEQEVDLSEFRRAKELRQRQYKAENQVLTKEIERLEQERLELKQQIRSLAKEKGFSMSRSHLEEDFRLSSRFPDEELRHKNEFLEQELNKKEQELKLHKAEFDLRLNELSKVKRDLEVALKEVLQAMSANAGTSSNPNLEPLGDISQTTDVTHKRTPSEFTLNLKTQIHQLVGRNEELRQELNSARKEAANNFSQSVRAEEKINQLEREVKLLRRAGSAEMSLRPLTLPNDLEPSSAETISSLNEYAVRLLQELNNREEQNRKLVVNLEEHREKLSVIAHQQGLLYREHISEKADWEKRMKTSLDTQRKLEEEKQTDTVKIQEFEELLDTLRKDPDNVRKQLSESLRKLTVLKVNEKKLSLRYAALLEEVQFLQKENDSLKVESTQMEVSVTKKVGELQRYKERAAYEVDVLQKALDESVSLSELERANKEYTELTVKYRDLLQRDSHLVQRSNNLEHLEAENECLREQISAMNKELEITKEKMNTLEQAWENICVTGENGKEKADKVLANNEIISVSKRLTTLELKELNERQRAEHAQKMYEQMRKSLMQVEERNAELEFKITELAQMNIEAQRVERELRDELVNSISKAVSDADRARIAELEKNEAELRSEVSNLQEVSNVAMMQASALRASQHSKQIEVEGLRRQLRDYQSQSDEKALIAKLHQHILALQLSESAALAKLESTTSHIQQLEVYKLRAERQLDTTQGALFNTRQEARNRTKCLRETIQSLRRQFAGALPLPQQEKFAVAFASLQEDRVKAQAEKKKAEEERRTAEWRAQELQAKHQSLQELLSTLKDGKGAQKVLEWHKKLEESRIQELRKGRELTAQKEENQYLKNLVEEQERSICGLENQVVQQNMLRDGMQLAWEQRESELERQLDQQEDENLSRAELNTDGPESLPDPSLPLAHQLEFALSRINEHVRTIASMKATCKSLDERLKDKDDALTKAERNVVSRDKVINELRLRLPAAANRERLLAEINMQEESDVQIALRMAQQTIRDLQERLEKKEDVLKKCHSHLTEARQQRENMMKTHQLELRKLHQKLDSQADASLDHFRQTAMLMEKPAVVIPAGKHLEQLVELKQTVTEQDIFLSSITDKLNLTMIELENQKVLTETQAKEHAEATARLKEDHAAHVKALTAQMEDQRSQIMRLEKEMMDLQAELSAQKEANVRSPSNTMKNLVEDQKKQLTKKDRHIKGLCKALQELRAEMVATAERNVIANAAQKEESLNVQILVDKQTKDLKVQVQELSEDLQAARESAKAARSQEKSLKEEVTRLTSDLHTSTKTHRRLQAEREEREKEIQELKQQISRFKGALQLNQVDERSLTIENLQKKVRRLESELEKTPQSDSHGKTTDQLVRWEESKKWQVKMEKIKNLLKERERENETVSKQLRTLRELYGRLEQEKSALQKRTKARSVTTDQVVAAQTAEMENQMEELKKKNSELEAQISTIKLQQALPRDDALETLTTRNCYLEDRIHTLESHKEPSSRPSTSGRGTGTPSQRDQDLLKENTKLASENLQLRFQLEQQSLDNKQIPRLQNEVADLKEMYSIVKRERAELEKKLVHIRGPGLSGKTVPELEKTVGLMKKVVERVQRENETLKKSSASAALQQENLRLKNEIENLRSRSEAELNSRLESKTKEFEKIVMENERLRKALKREVESTQRLRVSKTSLEVTNEMLEAELDTTNQRLREALSRPGGEVADRKTGRASVVTRMFENKINELEKELARKTSSVSELKRRLKETSQREEEAQVTIRQLQDQVHMLRRFPSSAQTEGPSEDFQAMR, encoded by the exons atggCTGCATTTGAATGGGACAAAGTTATGGGAATCGATCCGTTCAGTCTCCGGAACTGGAAAAAGGACCAGTTGGATGATGTTTTCAACACGTTGGTTTTG GCTGAACGATGGGATACGAAGGATAGAACTCCAGAAGATGTCGCACATGTCTTTAGAGTGTTTCAAGCCCTGCTGAAG AATTGGGACTTGGAACTTCAGACAGCTGTCAATTTCATTTCAGAAG ATCGTGGCAGGAAATCAAGACGGGAACAAGAATTCAAG GGCGTCGGGTCAGACGTGCACTTTCTGAGGGACGAGATTCAACAGCTCGAGATCCAactggaggaaagagagagggaactGACTTTATTGAAGAAAGAGATGGGAAGAGAGAAGAATACCAGAGAGGAG TTGGTTCTACGAGCCGAGGAAGCTGAGGAAGAAGTGAGGAAGCTGAAGAGAGAG AACGAGCAGCTCCAGGACGATGTGGGTTTTTATTGCAGAGAGCTGAATAAGAAGGAGTCAGTCTCATCCACAGATGAGAATGCTGACATTCAAAGAAAGCTCAGTTCTGCCAACCGTCAGCTGTACCAGTGCTTGGACGACCTTCAG cgagcagaagatgaaaacttggAGCTGAAAACCCAAAATGAGCAGATGCAGAAAAATCTGGAGGAGTCGGTGAGCGAGATGGAGAAGATGACGGACAAATTCAACAAAATGAAGATGGTTGTGCAGGAAACGGACGCCAAAATGGACCAgctgaggaaagagagggatcTTGCCCATTTACAA GTCAGAGAATTAACAGATAAGATTTATCAGATGACGGAGGAGGATGATCCAGTAATGGCCACCGTCAATACATACGTGGAGGAGTGGAAG AAAGTTCTTTCTGTCAAGGATGAGGAACTATCAGTCTACCGGCAGATGATCCAGGATCTGAAGGAGAAGCTTCGCGTGGCCCAGTTGGACCTggataaaaacaacatcatggacctgcagcag GCTCTTCAAGAGCGAGACGAGCAGGTGAAGACGCTCACCGAGCAGGTGGTGCAGTACACCAGAGAaatggagcagcagagccagtTCCTGGACGGTCTAAAGACATCCACTCAGAAAGACCAAG GCCGAGCGTCGGCTGTCCAGCAGAGAAAGGTGGAAGAGCTGAAGTCCAAGCTGAaagctgcagagagcagagcagcagaggaggaggaggcagcaaaGCTTGCAGAGGCCCACGCTGAGGAGAAAGACAAAGCTCTCATCGAGGCCCTGAAGCGCTTGAGCCAGCTCGTATCT GGGAATTATGACCTAGAAGCCGCCATTGCAGAGATCAAAGAGTGTAAACATCAAATTGGAGTGAGAGATTGTGAAGCAGAGTCCTTGACCAAAGAGATCAACCAGCTTTCCATGAAAATCAACGAACTGGTGGACGCAAATGAACATTTCAGAGAAAGACTGG GTCTGGaacctgaacaggaagtggacctcTCAGAGTTCAGACGGGCCAAAGAGCTCAGACAACGTCAGTACAAAGCAGAAAACCAAGTGCTCACCAAAGAG ATTGAAAGACTTGAACAGGAGAGACTGGAACTAAAGCAGCAAATCAGGTCCTTGGCAAAAGAAAAAG GGTTCTCAATGTCAAGGTCGCACCTCGAGGAAGACTTCAGACTCAGCAGCAGATTCCCTGATGAAGAGCTCAGACATAAA AATGAGTTCCTGGAACAAGAACTCAACAAAAAAGAGCAAGAGCTGAAACTTCACAAGGCCGAGTTTGACCTCCGAC TGAATGAACTGTCAAAAGTCAAACGTGATCTTGAGGTGGCGCTAAAAGAGGTCCTCCAAGCTATGAGCGCTAATGCTGGGACATCCAGCAATCCCAATCTGGAACCACTGGGTGAT ATATCACAGACTACAGATGTTACACACAAAAGGACTCCGTCTGAGTTCACCCTAAACCTTAAGACCCAAATTCATCAGTTGGTGGGGAGAAATGAAGAACTACGGCAGGAACTGAACTCTGCTCGCAAGGAAGCAGCAAACAACTTCAGCCAGAGTGTGAGAGCTGAAGAAAAG ATAAACCAACTAGAACGTGAGGTCAAGCTTCTCCGAAGGGCTGGCAGTGCTGAAATGAGCctgcgacctttgaccctccctAACGACCTGGAGCCCAGCAGCGCTGagaccatcagctccctcaacGAGTACGCTGTTAGACTTCTCCAG GAACTGAATAACAGAgaggaacaaaacaggaaactgGTGGTAAATCTGGAGGAACACAGAGAAAAGCTGTCAGTTATTGCTCACCAGCAGGGGCTCCTCTACAGAGAGCACATCAG CGAGAAGGCCGACTGGGAAAAGAGAATGAAGACGTCTCTGGACACGCAGAGGAAACTGGAagaagagaaacagacagacactGTTAAGATCCAGGAGTTTGAA gagctgctggacactCTTCGGAAGGACCCAGACAATGTCAGAAAACAGCTGAGTGAGTCTCTGCGCAAACTGACGGTGCTGAAAGTCAACGAGAAGAAGCTGAGTCTGCGatacgccgccctgctggaggaggtCCAGTTTCTCCAAAAAGAGAACGACAGCCTGAAAGTTGAGAGCACCCAAATGGAGGTCTCTGTCACCAAGAAGGTTGGGGAGCTGCAGCGATATAAG GAAAGAGCAGCTTATGAAGTGGATGTTCTGCAGAAGGCATTAGATGAGAGTGTGTCCTTATCAGAACTGGAGAGGGCCAACAAAGAGTACACAGAACTAACGGTCAAGTACAGGGACCTCCTGCAACGGGACAGCCACCTGGTTCAGAGGAGCAACaacctggaacatctggag GCGGAGAATGAGTGTCTTCGTGAGCAAATCTCTGCCATGAATAAAGAACTGGAGATtacaaaggagaaaatgaacacTCTAGAGCAAGCGTGGGAGAACATCTGTGTAACCG GAGAAAACGGCAAGGAAAAGGCAGACAAGGTCTTGGCCAACAATGAAATCATATCTGTTTCCAAGCGCTTAACTACTTTGGAATTGAAGGAGCTCAACGAGAGGCAGAGGGCCGAGCATGCTCAAAAAATGTACGAGCAGATGAGAAAGTCCCTcatgcaggtggaagaacggaACGCAGAGCTCGAGTTCAAAATCACAGAG CTGGCCCAGATGAACATTGAAGCCCAGCGAGTGGAGCGTGAGCTGCGAGATGAGCTGGTCAACAGCATCAGCAAAGCTGTGAGCgatgctgacagagccaggatTGCAGAGTTGGAGAAGAATGAGGCAGAGCTTCGCTCTGAAGTTTCAAA CTTGCAAGAAGTGTCCAATGTAGCCATGATGCAGGCATCTGCGCTGAGAGCCTCACAACATTCTAAACAGATCGAAGTAGAGGGTCTGAGGAGACAACTGCGAGACTATCAG TCACAGTCAGATGAGAAGGCCCTCATTGCGAAGCTCCACCAGCACATTTTGGCTCTTCAGCTCAGTGAATCAGCTGCCTTAGCCAAGCTGGAATCCACCACTTCAcacatccagcagctggaggtctACAAGCTGCGAGCCGAAAGGCAGCTGGACACCACACAGGGCGCTCTGTTCAATACTCGCCAAGAAGCCCGAAACCGCACTAAGTGTCTCCGGGAGACCATCCAGTCACTGCGTAGGCAGTTCGCTGGAGCACTTCCTCTTCCCCAGCAGGAGAAGTTCGCTGTGGCCTTTGCCAGCCTTCAGGAGGACAGAGTCAAAGCtcaagcagagaagaagaaggctgaagaggagaggagaacagcagAGTGGAGAGCGCAGGAACTGCAAGCCAAACATCAAAGCCTGCAAGAACTCCTCTCAACCCTGAAGGACGGGAAAGGAGCCCAGAAG GTCCTGGAGTGGCACAAGAAACTGGAAGAAAGTCGCATACAAGAGTTAAGGAAAGGTCGAGAGCTGACAGcccagaaggaggagaaccAGTACCTGAAAAACCTGGTGGAAGAGCAAGAGAGAAGCATCTGTGGGCTGGAAAACCAAGTAGTTCAGCAGAATATG CTTCGAGATGGAATGCAGTTGGCCTGGGAGCAGCGAGAGTCAGAGCTGGAGCGTCAGCTGGACCAGCAGGAGGATGAAAATCTGAGCAGGGCTGAACTg AATACCGATGGTCCAGAGTCCCTGCCAGATCCCAGCCTCCCTCTTGCTCATCAGTTAGAGTTTGCTCTGAGTAGAATCAACGAGCACGTCCGCACCATCGCCAGCATGAAGGCCACCTGCAAAAGTTTGGACGAG AGGCTGAAGGATAAAGACGACGCGCTAACAAAAGCAGAGAGGAACGTCGTGTCCAGGGACAAAGTTATCAATGAACTCCGCCTTCGGCTCCCAGCTGCTGCCAACAGAGAGCGTCTGCTGGCTGAAATCAACATGCAGGAAGAGTCGGACGTGCAAATTGCCCTCAGAATGGCTCAGCAGACCATCAGAGACCTCCAGGAAAGACTGGAGAAAAAGGAGGATGTGCTGAAAAAATGTCATAGCCATCTGACTGAAGCCAGACAG caacGGGAAAACATGATGAAGACGCATCAGTTAGAgcttaggaaattgcaccagaAGTTGGACTCCCAGGCAGACGCGTCCCTGGACCACTTCAGACAAACGGCAATG TTGATGGAGAAGCCAGCTGTGGTGAttccagcaggaaaacaccTGGAACAGCTGGTTGAACTGAAGCAGACGGTGACGGAGCAGGacatcttcctctcttccatcaCAGACAAGTTGAATCTGACCATGATAGAGCTCGAGAATCAGAAGGTCTTGACTGAAACTCAGGCTAAGGAACATGCCGAGGCCACCGCACG GCTCAAGGAGGATCATGCTGCCCACGTGAAAGCTCTGACGGCTCAGATGGAGGATCAGAGGAGTCAGATTATGCGCTTGGAGAAGGAGATGATGGATCTGCAAGCAGAGCTGTCAGCCCAGAAGGAGGCCAACGTCCGCTCTCCCAGCAACACCATGAAGAACCTGGTGGAAGATCAGAAGAAACAGCTGACAAAGAAGGACAGGCATATCAAG GGTCTCTGTAAGGCGCTGCAGGAGCTGCGAGCAGAGATGGTCGCCACAGCAGAGAGGAACGTCATCGCCAACGCCGCACAAAAAGAAGAGAGCTTAAATGTGCAAATCCTGGTTGACAAGCAAACCAAAGACCTGAAG GTGCAAGTGCAGGAACTCAGTGAAGACCTTCAAGCTGCCAGAGAGTCTGCCAAAGCAGCCAGGAGCCAGGAGAAGTCTCTAAAAGAAGAAGTCACtcgcctgacctctgacctccacaccagcacaaaaacacacaggcgTCTGCAggctgaaagagaggagagagagaaagaaatccaggagctgaaacagcagATCAGCAGGTTCAAAGGTGCCctgcag TTAAATCAAGTAGACGAGAGGAGCCTGACCATTGAGAACCTGCAGAAAAAAGTCAGGAGGCTGGAGTCTGAGCTGGAGAAGACGCCGCAGAGCGACAGTCACGGAAAG ACCACGGACCAACTAGTGCGCTGGGAGGAAAGTAAGAAGTGGCAggtgaagatggagaagatAAAGAATTTACTGAAAGAGCGAGAACGTGAGAATGAAACGGTGTCGAAGCAGCTGCGCACGCTCAGGGAGCTCTATGGCAG ACTGGAACAGGAAAAAAGTGCCCTGCAGAAGAGAACCAAGGCTCGATCTGTGACCACGGATCAGGTGGTGGCAGCTCAGACCGCTGAGATGGAGAaccagatggaggagctgaagaagaagaactctGAGCTGGAGGCTCAGATCTCCACGATAAA GCTGCAACAGGCTTTACCCCGAGACGATGCCTTAGAGACTCTGACCACCAGAAACTGCTACCTGGAGGACAGGATCCACACGCTGGAGAGCCACAAAGAACCGTCCTCCAGACCCTCT ACATCAGGACGAGGCACCGGGACTCCCTCACAGAGAGATCAGGACCTACTCAAAGAAAACACCAAGCTGGCCTCTGAAAACCTGCAGCTACGCTTCCAACTGGAGCAGCAAAGTTTGGACAACAAACAAATTCCACGGCTCCAA AATGAAGTTGCCGACCTTAAGGAAATGTACAGCATcgtgaagagagagagagccgagttggagaagaagctggtcCACATCCGTGGA CCGGGTCTCAGTGGTAAAACGGTGCCTGAACTTGAGAAAACTGTCGGGTTAATGAAGAAGGTGGTCGAGAGGGTGCAGAGGGAAAACGAGACCCTGAAGAAATCCAGCGCGTCTGCGGCCTTGCAGCAGGAAAACCTCAGACTAAAG AACGAGATTGAAAATCTCAGGAGTCGGAGCGAAGCTGAGCTGAATTCCAGGCTGGAGTCTAAAACCAAAGAATTTGAGAAGATTGTAATGGAAAATGAGCGCCTGCGCAAAGCCTTGAAGAGG GAAGTGGAATCCACACAGAGGTTGAGAGTCAGCAAGACGAGTCTGGAAGTGACCAATGAGAtgctggaggcggagctggaCACGACCAATCAGCGCCTGCGGGAAGCTCTGTCCAGACCCGGCGGCGAGGTGGCAGACCGCAAGACCGGGAGGGCATCAGTGGTGACGCG AATGTTTGAGAACAAAATAAacgagctggagaaggagctggCCAGAAAGACCTCCAGCGTGTCCGAGCTGAAGCGGCGGCTGAAGGAGACCAGCCAGCGCGAGGAGGAGGCCCAGGTCACCATCCGCCAACTCCAGGATCAG GTTCACATGCTGAGAAGATTTCCCTCATCTGCCCAGACAGAAGGACCGTCTGAAGACTTCCAGGCCATGAG GTAG